The following coding sequences lie in one Halorarum halophilum genomic window:
- a CDS encoding aminotransferase family protein, whose amino-acid sequence MANERARTGGSTDTTAIPHWYDPDSSVPTIVEGEDATVFDDSGTAYLDFQSQLYCVNAGHSNEAIVEAMTEQARRIPYVSSAKHNDTRSALAGRLGEIAPGSLSDVYFAISGSEANETAAQIARVVKDAPKVLTRWQSYHGGTAGAGSLTGDPDTRATLERHAATTGAGKFLPPLPECFDADSPEDLAEQAADHVEFVIRNEGADSVAAILMEPIAGTSGAYTAPPGYFERLREICDEYDVLLISDEVIAGFGRCGEWFGIDTEGVDPDMITFAKGVTSAYVPLAGVVVDEGIGETVRADSFDLGQTFAGHPVGCAAGLAAIEEYEGGLIDNVAEVGPHLESRLRDLEDEYDVVDTVRGRGLLWSVVFADSESGEPLFDPLGTEEGENPVAAVRSAAQEQGTLFGAGRPDVQVIVSPPLCVTEAEIDEAVDALSAGIEETFGG is encoded by the coding sequence ATGGCAAACGAGCGCGCCCGGACGGGGGGGTCGACCGATACGACCGCGATCCCTCACTGGTACGACCCGGACAGTTCCGTCCCGACGATCGTCGAGGGCGAGGACGCGACCGTCTTCGACGACTCGGGGACCGCGTACCTGGACTTCCAGTCGCAACTGTACTGCGTCAACGCCGGCCACAGCAACGAGGCGATCGTCGAGGCGATGACCGAGCAGGCCCGCCGGATCCCCTACGTCTCCTCGGCGAAGCACAACGACACGCGCTCGGCGCTCGCGGGGCGGCTCGGCGAGATCGCCCCCGGGTCGCTCTCGGACGTCTACTTCGCCATCTCGGGGAGCGAGGCGAACGAGACCGCCGCCCAGATCGCCCGGGTGGTCAAGGACGCGCCGAAGGTGCTCACCCGCTGGCAGTCCTACCACGGGGGGACGGCCGGCGCGGGGAGCCTCACCGGCGACCCGGACACGCGCGCGACGCTGGAGCGCCACGCCGCGACCACCGGCGCGGGCAAGTTCCTGCCGCCGCTGCCCGAGTGTTTTGACGCCGACTCGCCGGAGGACCTGGCCGAACAGGCCGCCGACCACGTCGAGTTCGTCATCCGGAACGAGGGCGCCGACTCGGTCGCCGCCATCCTGATGGAGCCGATCGCCGGGACGAGCGGCGCGTACACCGCGCCGCCGGGCTACTTCGAGCGGCTCCGGGAGATCTGTGACGAGTACGACGTGCTGCTCATCTCGGACGAGGTCATCGCCGGGTTCGGCCGCTGCGGCGAGTGGTTCGGCATCGATACGGAGGGCGTGGACCCGGACATGATCACCTTCGCGAAGGGGGTGACGAGCGCGTACGTCCCGCTGGCGGGCGTCGTCGTCGACGAGGGTATCGGCGAGACCGTTCGCGCCGACTCGTTCGACCTCGGCCAGACGTTCGCCGGCCACCCGGTCGGCTGTGCCGCTGGACTGGCGGCCATCGAGGAGTACGAGGGCGGACTCATCGACAACGTCGCCGAGGTGGGGCCGCACCTGGAGTCCAGACTCCGGGACCTCGAGGACGAGTACGACGTCGTCGACACGGTTCGGGGGCGGGGGCTGCTGTGGAGCGTCGTCTTCGCGGACTCCGAGTCGGGCGAGCCGTTGTTCGACCCCCTGGGAACCGAGGAGGGGGAGAACCCGGTCGCAGCCGTACGGTCGGCGGCACAGGAGCAGGGCACCCTGTTCGGGGCCGGCCGCCCCGACGTCCAGGTGATCGTCAGCCCGCCGCTGTGCGTCACCGAGGCGGAGATCGACGAGGCGGTCGACGCGCTCTCGGCGGGTATCGAGGAGACGTTCGGCGGATAG
- a CDS encoding cold-shock protein, whose protein sequence is MANGKVDFFNDTGGYGFISTEDADDDVFFHMEDVGGEDLTEGTEIEFDIEQAPKGPRATNVVRN, encoded by the coding sequence ATGGCGAACGGAAAAGTTGATTTCTTCAACGACACTGGCGGCTACGGTTTCATCTCCACCGAGGATGCTGACGACGACGTTTTCTTCCACATGGAGGATGTCGGCGGCGAGGATCTGACGGAAGGCACTGAGATCGAATTCGACATCGAACAGGCCCCCAAAGGCCCGCGCGCGACGAACGTCGTCCGCAACTAA
- a CDS encoding helix-turn-helix transcriptional regulator: MDLQPDEFFTGLVEDEGGTLPQKEFTEFTDLSSSTISRILQEMENDGQVVRLQVGRENIVCLPEHVPSDDVTTTGDPDDTDDADDRLRV; this comes from the coding sequence GTGGACCTTCAGCCGGACGAGTTCTTCACCGGACTCGTCGAGGACGAGGGTGGCACGCTCCCACAGAAGGAGTTCACCGAGTTCACCGACCTGTCGAGCTCAACGATCAGTCGCATCCTCCAGGAGATGGAGAACGACGGCCAGGTCGTGCGCCTGCAGGTCGGCAGGGAGAACATCGTCTGTCTCCCCGAGCACGTCCCCTCGGACGACGTCACCACGACCGGGGACCCCGACGATACCGACGACGCCGACGACCGTCTTCGCGTGTGA
- a CDS encoding HalOD1 output domain-containing protein, with protein sequence MKGPSTETQADAESLSYSVVESVARHKGTEALSLDPPLYEVLDPDALDVLFTGEGGMRCAGEISFEYSGCWVTVSSDGHVFVEDDSVREPPTS encoded by the coding sequence GTGAAAGGTCCCTCAACGGAAACGCAGGCGGACGCGGAGTCCCTGAGCTACTCGGTCGTCGAAAGCGTGGCGCGGCACAAGGGGACGGAGGCCCTCTCGCTCGACCCCCCGCTGTACGAAGTGCTCGACCCGGACGCGCTGGACGTGCTCTTTACGGGGGAGGGCGGAATGAGGTGTGCCGGCGAGATATCCTTCGAGTACAGCGGTTGCTGGGTCACCGTGTCGAGCGATGGTCACGTGTTCGTCGAGGACGACTCGGTGAGAGAACCCCCGACCTCGTGA
- the ddh gene encoding D-2-hydroxyacid dehydrogenase, whose amino-acid sequence MLSRIGVHTSVDVLFPPSVLRDALSDVEPTVEIVETAADLDECDALVTFSYDESFLDADLDWIHSIQSGVDRFPFDRLERRGIALTSSTGIHGDSVGETVVGYMLQFARRLHVHRDNERRREWQFPPWDAPFTLPGESLCVVGLGTLGQGIARRADALGVDVVGVKRTPTPVEHISRVYTPGELQEAIADVRFVAVAVPLTDRTEGSIGADEFGVMREDAYLLNVSRGGVVDDSALLDALRDDELAGAALDVFETEPLPDRSEFWERENVIVTPHAAAANREYYRRVGALVRENVRRLDANETLANHVV is encoded by the coding sequence ATGCTCTCCCGAATCGGTGTCCACACGTCCGTCGACGTGTTGTTCCCCCCGTCCGTCCTTCGCGACGCGCTCTCGGACGTCGAGCCGACGGTCGAGATCGTCGAGACGGCGGCCGACCTCGACGAGTGCGACGCGCTCGTGACGTTCTCCTACGACGAGTCGTTCCTCGACGCGGATCTCGACTGGATCCACTCGATCCAGTCCGGGGTCGATCGCTTCCCGTTCGATCGGCTGGAGCGACGGGGCATCGCGCTCACGAGCAGCACCGGGATACACGGGGACAGCGTCGGCGAGACCGTCGTCGGGTACATGCTCCAGTTCGCCCGTCGCCTGCACGTCCACCGGGACAACGAACGCCGACGCGAGTGGCAGTTCCCGCCGTGGGATGCGCCGTTCACCTTGCCCGGCGAATCGCTGTGCGTCGTCGGGTTGGGAACGCTCGGACAGGGGATCGCCAGGCGTGCCGACGCGCTCGGGGTCGACGTCGTCGGGGTCAAGCGAACGCCCACCCCGGTCGAACACATCTCGCGGGTGTACACCCCGGGCGAGCTACAGGAGGCGATAGCGGACGTCCGGTTCGTCGCGGTCGCAGTGCCGCTCACGGACCGGACGGAGGGGTCGATCGGTGCCGACGAGTTCGGGGTGATGCGCGAGGACGCGTACCTCCTGAACGTCTCGCGCGGCGGCGTCGTCGACGACTCGGCGCTCCTGGACGCGCTACGCGACGACGAACTCGCCGGGGCGGCTCTCGACGTCTTCGAGACGGAGCCCCTGCCCGACCGGTCGGAGTTCTGGGAGCGCGAGAACGTGATCGTAACCCCCCACGCCGCCGCCGCCAACCGCGAGTACTACCGACGCGTCGGAGCCCTCGTCCGCGAGAACGTCCGCCGACTCGACGCGAACGAGACGCTCGCGAACCACGTCGTCTGA
- a CDS encoding sensor histidine kinase, with product MAPSNRLLPAVGGRRLVGALGGFYVVLAAGYPIVPGAVTPSLTFHLVVGVLVGGPGLVLLYGCYRLPRTEIRPELFPTVARWCLGGIGVVLGVLLLTALAADLTNLVTNVLILTALGSVAGFVAGVYNARAKTRERDLRETVEQLRKSNERLEQFAYAASHDLQEPLRMVSSYLQLLENRYEDELDEEAREFIGFAVGGADRMRVMVERLLEYSRVTNSGDPLEPTDTGAVLRDIRENLRLLIEETGTTITADELPTVSGDSAQLALVFQNLLSNAVKHSGEESPTVHVSAERVDDTWRFSVTDDGIGIAPEYHGRIFEVFQQLHRDEELETDTVGIGLALCERIVERHGGKMWVESDHSEGAAFYFTIPDGHEREPTLLDQSLAST from the coding sequence ATGGCTCCGTCGAATCGACTTCTCCCTGCGGTCGGCGGGCGACGTCTCGTCGGGGCGCTCGGCGGGTTCTACGTCGTACTTGCGGCCGGATACCCGATCGTACCGGGAGCCGTGACCCCGTCGCTCACGTTCCATCTCGTCGTCGGCGTTCTGGTCGGCGGCCCCGGTCTCGTTCTCCTCTACGGCTGCTACCGCCTGCCCCGGACCGAGATCCGCCCCGAGCTGTTCCCCACGGTCGCCAGGTGGTGTCTCGGCGGTATCGGGGTCGTCCTCGGGGTCCTCCTCCTCACCGCGCTGGCCGCCGATCTCACGAACCTCGTCACGAACGTGCTCATCCTCACGGCGCTCGGGAGCGTCGCCGGGTTCGTCGCCGGCGTCTACAACGCACGCGCGAAGACCCGTGAGCGCGACCTCCGCGAGACGGTGGAACAGCTCCGAAAGTCCAACGAACGCCTCGAACAGTTCGCCTACGCCGCTTCCCACGACCTCCAGGAACCCCTCCGGATGGTGTCGAGCTACCTCCAGCTGCTTGAGAACCGATACGAGGACGAACTCGACGAGGAGGCGCGCGAGTTCATCGGGTTCGCGGTCGGCGGTGCCGATCGGATGCGGGTCATGGTGGAGCGCCTCCTCGAGTACTCGCGTGTGACCAACAGCGGCGATCCCCTGGAGCCGACGGACACCGGCGCTGTCCTCCGGGACATCCGTGAGAACCTCCGCCTGTTGATCGAGGAGACGGGGACGACGATCACCGCCGACGAGCTACCGACGGTTTCCGGGGATTCCGCTCAGCTCGCACTGGTGTTCCAGAACCTCCTCTCGAACGCCGTGAAACACAGCGGGGAGGAGTCCCCGACGGTACACGTGAGCGCCGAACGTGTGGACGACACGTGGCGGTTCTCGGTGACCGACGACGGGATCGGAATCGCCCCCGAGTACCACGGTCGTATCTTCGAGGTGTTCCAGCAACTCCACCGTGACGAGGAGCTGGAGACCGACACGGTCGGGATCGGGCTCGCGCTCTGCGAGCGGATCGTCGAGCGTCACGGCGGGAAGATGTGGGTCGAATCCGATCACAGCGAGGGGGCCGCGTTCTACTTCACCATCCCTGACGGCCACGAACGAGAGCCGACGCTCCTCGACCAGTCTCTCGCGTCCACGTGA
- a CDS encoding sensor histidine kinase — MRSLSKSTLLDDLDDLFFVFDERGTCVEWNRATVDVTGYADGELADMTPDEFFEGDDVDRVLDAVAEVLETGGATVEAKLVTVDGERIPYEFKIRHLSRDDGSDVFAGVGRDVTERHRQRKEIENRMRVLREMYEIIADRHRPFTEQVEALLELGRAELDTEYGSLSEIRGDDYVFEVVDADGDEIEPGDVVPLSATNCEIAASNERTLVLRDVARDAPTETDRLGYTDWGVSCYIGAPVFVDEEVYGTFCFYDTEPRDGQFTEWEVTFVELMSRWVSYELQRQQANERLRRQNEKLERFAAIVSHDLRNPLNVLEGRLELVEETGDPVHFEHCHWAVERMNTLIGDLLTLARAGAVIDETEFVELESIVKRCWGNVPATEATLRVETERTIRADGTRLQQLLENLIRNAVEHVGDTVTVTVGDLPDGFYVADDGPGIPPEERERAFESGYTTLSDGTGFGLPIVREIAEAHGWTVRLTDGPEGGARFEFTGVST, encoded by the coding sequence TTGCGTTCGCTGAGTAAGTCCACGCTTCTCGACGACCTCGACGATCTGTTCTTCGTCTTCGACGAGAGGGGAACGTGCGTCGAGTGGAACCGGGCAACAGTGGACGTGACAGGCTACGCCGACGGGGAGCTCGCGGACATGACCCCCGACGAGTTCTTCGAGGGGGACGACGTCGACAGGGTGCTGGACGCGGTCGCGGAGGTCCTCGAAACCGGCGGGGCGACAGTGGAGGCGAAGCTCGTCACCGTCGACGGCGAGCGGATCCCGTACGAGTTCAAGATCCGCCACCTCTCCCGCGACGACGGATCGGACGTGTTCGCCGGGGTCGGTCGTGACGTGACCGAACGTCACCGCCAGCGGAAGGAGATCGAGAACCGGATGCGCGTGCTCCGCGAGATGTACGAGATCATCGCGGATCGCCATCGGCCGTTCACCGAACAGGTCGAGGCGCTCCTCGAGCTCGGACGAGCGGAACTCGACACCGAGTACGGCTCGCTCTCCGAGATACGGGGCGACGACTACGTCTTCGAGGTGGTGGATGCGGACGGCGACGAGATCGAACCGGGCGACGTCGTGCCGCTGTCGGCGACGAACTGCGAGATCGCGGCCAGCAACGAACGGACGCTCGTCCTACGGGACGTCGCGAGGGACGCGCCGACGGAAACCGATCGACTCGGCTACACGGACTGGGGGGTCTCGTGTTACATCGGTGCGCCGGTCTTCGTCGACGAGGAGGTGTACGGGACGTTCTGTTTCTACGACACCGAGCCGCGGGACGGCCAGTTCACGGAGTGGGAGGTGACGTTCGTCGAACTCATGAGCCGGTGGGTGAGTTACGAACTCCAACGCCAGCAGGCGAACGAACGGCTTCGACGCCAGAACGAGAAGCTGGAGCGGTTCGCGGCGATCGTGTCCCACGACCTCCGAAACCCGCTGAACGTCCTCGAGGGGCGGCTCGAGTTGGTCGAGGAGACGGGGGATCCGGTCCACTTCGAGCACTGCCACTGGGCCGTCGAACGGATGAACACGCTCATCGGCGACCTGCTGACGCTGGCCCGTGCAGGAGCGGTGATCGACGAGACGGAGTTCGTCGAACTCGAATCGATCGTCAAACGGTGCTGGGGGAACGTCCCGGCGACCGAGGCCACGCTTCGAGTCGAGACCGAGCGGACGATACGGGCCGACGGGACGCGGCTCCAGCAACTGCTGGAGAACCTGATTCGAAACGCGGTCGAACACGTCGGTGACACGGTGACGGTCACGGTCGGCGACCTCCCCGACGGCTTCTACGTCGCCGACGATGGACCGGGGATCCCGCCCGAGGAACGGGAACGCGCGTTCGAGAGCGGTTACACCACCCTGTCGGACGGAACCGGGTTCGGGCTCCCCATCGTCCGGGAGATCGCCGAGGCCCACGGCTGGACCGTTCGACTCACCGACGGCCCCGAGGGCGGGGCACGCTTCGAGTTCACGGGGGTTTCGACGTAG
- a CDS encoding alpha-amylase family protein produces the protein MTDYGVVTRNAEEVAWPEFDRGFYEVKDVTGRSAEPLENAVNMVSCFGDNAAAESNPELVPVDEAGAPATRDRTYFDWAYVCPTHEDYRRGLLEIVEDCADVNGDVRLDDVGFPRQGYCRCDRCTELFDASDYDDWAEWRAEVITDFVAEAAERIPGRAYLTLYPDPYPGHLHERAGLDVDALAEHVDEFVVPLYDTHYGTTYWLETIAKGFVSRLDGLDTPFSVELYAVNVDIDSLIHATEVAEAYANEVFFGYDASQAAAALRRMQADSQEGVTFGGSDGERTE, from the coding sequence ATGACCGACTACGGGGTCGTCACACGGAACGCCGAGGAGGTCGCCTGGCCGGAGTTCGACCGCGGCTTCTACGAGGTGAAGGACGTCACCGGGCGCTCGGCCGAACCGCTGGAGAACGCGGTGAACATGGTGTCCTGCTTCGGCGACAACGCGGCCGCCGAGTCAAACCCCGAACTCGTCCCGGTCGACGAGGCGGGCGCCCCCGCGACCCGCGACCGCACGTACTTCGACTGGGCGTACGTCTGTCCGACCCACGAGGACTACCGCCGCGGCCTCCTCGAGATCGTCGAGGACTGCGCCGACGTGAACGGCGACGTCCGCCTCGACGACGTGGGGTTCCCGCGCCAGGGGTACTGCCGGTGCGATCGCTGTACCGAACTGTTCGACGCCAGCGACTACGACGACTGGGCCGAGTGGCGCGCGGAGGTCATCACCGACTTCGTCGCCGAGGCGGCCGAGCGGATCCCTGGTCGCGCGTACCTCACGCTGTACCCCGACCCGTACCCGGGGCACCTCCACGAGCGCGCCGGCCTCGACGTCGACGCGCTCGCCGAGCACGTCGACGAGTTCGTCGTCCCGCTGTACGACACCCACTACGGGACGACGTACTGGCTGGAGACCATCGCCAAGGGGTTCGTGAGCCGGCTGGACGGGCTCGACACGCCGTTCTCGGTCGAACTGTACGCCGTCAACGTCGACATCGACAGCCTGATCCACGCGACAGAGGTCGCCGAGGCGTACGCGAACGAGGTGTTCTTCGGCTACGACGCGAGCCAGGCCGCCGCGGCGCTGCGTCGGATGCAGGCCGATTCGCAGGAGGGCGTCACGTTCGGGGGCAGCGATGGCGAGCGAACGGAGTGA